In uncultured Bacteroides sp., the following proteins share a genomic window:
- the surE gene encoding 5'/3'-nucleotidase SurE, whose translation MKNEKPLILISNDDGYMAKGINELIKYLRPLGDLVVMAPDSPRSGMACAITADRPVKYALIRKEPGLTVYKCSGTPADCIKLAKFAVLDRQPDLVIGGINHGDNAAVNVHYSGTMGVAIEGCLSGVPSIGFSICDHNHDADFEPTAEIIRSITQKVIEDGLPKGICLNVNFPVCPEIKGVRICRQTVGQWTHEWARRSHPNGGEYFWLTGDFENHEPEDEDTDNWALNHDYAAITPTKVDVTAYEMIDQLKGWNL comes from the coding sequence ATGAAAAACGAAAAACCTCTGATACTCATATCTAACGATGATGGGTATATGGCAAAAGGGATTAACGAATTGATTAAATATCTTCGTCCACTAGGAGATCTTGTTGTAATGGCTCCGGATTCACCTCGTTCGGGAATGGCTTGTGCTATAACTGCAGATCGTCCGGTGAAATATGCATTGATAAGGAAAGAACCTGGGCTCACTGTTTATAAATGCTCAGGTACTCCGGCTGACTGTATAAAACTGGCAAAGTTTGCAGTCCTTGACCGTCAGCCTGATTTGGTGATTGGTGGAATAAATCATGGAGATAATGCTGCGGTCAACGTACATTATTCAGGCACAATGGGGGTTGCTATCGAAGGTTGTCTTAGTGGAGTACCTTCAATAGGCTTTTCTATCTGTGATCATAACCATGATGCCGATTTTGAACCAACCGCTGAAATCATTCGTAGTATCACTCAAAAAGTGATAGAGGATGGACTGCCAAAAGGAATCTGTCTGAATGTGAACTTTCCTGTATGCCCTGAAATAAAAGGAGTGAGAATTTGTCGCCAGACAGTAGGGCAGTGGACACATGAATGGGCGCGTAGAAGTCACCCCAACGGAGGAGAATATTTCTGGCTTACGGGTGACTTTGAAAACCACGAACCAGAAGATGAAGATACCGATAACTGGGCTCTGAATCACGATTATGCAGCTATTACTCCAACAAAGGTTGATGTTACAGCTTATGAAATGATTGATCAGTTAAAGGGGTGGAACCTATAA
- a CDS encoding AAA family ATPase codes for MGKIIALANQKGGVGKTTTTINLAASLATLEKKVLVVDADPQANASSGLGVDLKEVECSIYECIINNEDTKEAIYTTDIEGLDVIPSHIDLVGAEIEMLNLPEREKVLKKILEPMKAEYDFILIDCSPSLGLITVNALTAADSVIIPVQCEYFALEGISKLLNTIKIIKSKLNPMLEIEGFLLTMFDSRLRLANQIYDEVKKHFQELVFKTVVQRNVKLSEAPSHGLPVILYDADSTGSKNHLSLAQEIIKRNSK; via the coding sequence ATGGGAAAAATTATCGCTTTAGCCAATCAAAAAGGTGGAGTCGGAAAAACAACGACAACCATCAATCTTGCCGCGTCTCTTGCGACGCTGGAAAAGAAGGTTCTTGTTGTTGATGCCGACCCTCAAGCTAATGCCTCCTCTGGTCTGGGAGTAGATCTTAAAGAAGTTGAATGCAGCATTTACGAATGCATCATTAACAACGAAGACACAAAGGAAGCTATATATACGACAGATATCGAAGGACTTGATGTTATTCCGTCACATATTGATTTAGTGGGTGCGGAAATTGAAATGCTCAATCTTCCCGAACGTGAGAAAGTTTTAAAAAAGATTCTTGAACCAATGAAAGCTGAATATGACTTTATTCTCATTGATTGTTCACCTTCACTTGGACTTATAACTGTTAATGCCCTGACTGCTGCTGACTCAGTTATTATCCCTGTGCAATGTGAGTATTTCGCATTGGAAGGAATCAGCAAATTATTGAATACCATAAAGATTATTAAATCAAAACTTAATCCAATGCTGGAAATAGAAGGTTTCCTGCTTACCATGTTTGACTCCCGATTGCGACTAGCCAATCAAATTTACGATGAAGTTAAGAAACATTTCCAGGAATTGGTATTCAAAACCGTTGTACAGCGTAACGTTAAGCTAAGCGAAGCTCCAAGTCACGGACTTCCGGTTATCCTTTACGATGCCGATTCTACCGGTTCAAAAAATCACTTGTCCTTGGCACAGGAAATCATTAAACGAAATAGTAAGTAA
- a CDS encoding ParB/RepB/Spo0J family partition protein, which produces MAVHKKFNLGRGLDALISMDEVKTEGSSSINEIELSKISVNPSQPRRDFDQAALEELADSIKEIGIIQPITLRKISDDSYQIIAGERRYRATQLAGLPTITAYIRTADDENVMEMALIENIQREDLNSLEIALAYQHLIEQYNLTQERLSERVGKKRTTIANYLRLLKLPAQIQVALQNKTIDMGHARALITLNDPKLQVKIYEEILQHSYSVRKVEEIVKALNEGETIKSGKKTLATKGNKLPEEFNILKNHLSGFFNAKVQLSCTAKGKGKISIPFNNEEDLERIMEIFDSIKNK; this is translated from the coding sequence ATGGCAGTACACAAAAAATTTAATTTAGGCAGAGGATTAGACGCCCTGATCTCGATGGATGAAGTGAAGACCGAGGGCTCATCTTCCATTAATGAAATAGAATTATCCAAAATATCAGTCAACCCTTCTCAGCCACGCCGTGATTTTGATCAGGCGGCTCTTGAAGAATTGGCTGATTCAATCAAAGAGATTGGTATCATTCAACCCATAACTCTGAGAAAAATTTCAGATGACTCATATCAGATTATCGCCGGTGAGCGCCGTTATCGCGCTACTCAGTTAGCAGGACTTCCTACAATCACAGCTTATATCCGCACAGCAGATGATGAGAACGTGATGGAAATGGCTTTGATAGAGAACATTCAGCGTGAAGACCTGAACTCTCTTGAAATTGCACTGGCCTACCAGCATTTGATAGAACAATATAACCTGACTCAGGAAAGGCTTAGCGAACGTGTAGGCAAAAAGAGAACAACTATTGCCAATTATCTTCGTCTGTTAAAACTTCCGGCTCAGATACAGGTGGCTTTACAGAATAAAACAATCGACATGGGCCATGCCCGTGCATTGATTACATTGAACGATCCTAAGTTACAGGTGAAGATTTACGAAGAAATACTTCAGCACTCTTACTCTGTTCGTAAGGTTGAAGAGATTGTAAAAGCACTTAACGAAGGCGAAACAATAAAAAGCGGAAAAAAGACCTTGGCAACAAAAGGGAATAAGTTACCCGAAGAATTTAATATTCTAAAGAATCATCTTTCCGGATTCTTCAATGCCAAAGTGCAGCTTTCTTGCACTGCTAAAGGAAAAGGAAAAATCAGTATACCGTTTAACAATGAAGAGGACCTTGAAAGAATCATGGAAATCTTTGATAGTATAAAGAATAAATAG
- a CDS encoding DUF5683 domain-containing protein has translation MIVNKFTYRILFALLLCIFQVTGINLHAQQTTSRKDSVINVPQAKRHRIESSKSKQELSIADSLEMVNKKSMKEIGSPVKLDPSAMQTDSLSLAKQKPVFIPNSSRATWLAAVFPGGGQIYNRKYWKLPIIYGGFVACTYALSFNNKYYKDYSQAYLDLMDNDTKTNSYMNFLSPGYKIEGKEDWLKKVFKQKKDSYRRYRDLSIFSFIGVYLVSIIDAYVDAELSNFDISPDIGLQINPAVINDNHSSTNALGIQCSIKF, from the coding sequence TTGATAGTTAATAAATTTACATATCGTATACTTTTTGCCCTGTTGCTCTGTATTTTTCAGGTGACAGGGATTAATCTGCATGCACAACAGACAACTTCCCGGAAGGATAGTGTTATTAATGTTCCGCAAGCGAAGAGACACCGTATAGAATCAAGTAAATCTAAACAAGAACTTTCAATAGCTGATAGTCTTGAGATGGTGAACAAAAAAAGCATGAAAGAGATTGGGTCTCCTGTGAAATTAGATCCATCGGCAATGCAAACGGATTCTCTTTCACTGGCCAAGCAGAAGCCAGTATTTATACCGAATTCATCAAGAGCAACATGGTTGGCGGCAGTCTTTCCCGGAGGAGGACAAATCTACAACCGGAAATACTGGAAGTTACCTATTATTTATGGAGGTTTTGTTGCATGTACATATGCTCTAAGCTTTAATAATAAGTATTATAAGGACTATTCACAAGCCTATCTGGACCTTATGGATAATGATACAAAAACAAACAGTTACATGAATTTTCTTTCTCCTGGCTACAAAATTGAAGGAAAAGAAGATTGGCTTAAAAAAGTATTCAAGCAAAAGAAAGATTCCTATAGAAGGTACCGTGACCTCAGCATATTTTCCTTTATAGGTGTGTATCTGGTATCCATAATAGATGCTTATGTAGACGCGGAATTATCCAACTTTGATATTTCACCGGATATCGGTCTACAGATTAATCCGGCTGTAATCAACGATAATCACTCGTCAACGAATGCACTTGGTATTCAATGCAGTATTAAATTCTAA
- a CDS encoding lytic transglycosylase domain-containing protein: MKKFLLILPILLFSVSLVNAQSVNVTVNKNGTVHEETIGLPQSMTYDIDSLLNDWHSKNSLSLNNDCTMRNENPTFSDSVYIDRLSRIPAIMELTYNDVVRKFIELYSGKLRKQVSYMLGASNFYMPIFEEALDAYNIPQELKYLPIIESALNPKATSQVGAAGLWQFMIGTGKLYGLESNSLIDERRDPIKSTWAAARYLRDLYTIYKDWNLVIAAYNCGANNINKAIRRANGARDYWTIYNYLPQETRGYVPAFIAANYVMTYYCDHNICPMEADLTDNTDTVLVSKNLHFGQIAEVCGVNITQLRSLNPQYKVDIIPGTAGTCTLRLPRNYINTFIDSKDSVYNYHTDEFFSNRTTVEVPQKEEVEKTVVTSRHHKTSAYHQSKKSKLHSKHKSSVSREKKKSKTHKKKGSSKKRSRSRR; the protein is encoded by the coding sequence ATGAAGAAATTTTTATTAATCCTTCCTATCCTACTCTTTAGTGTTTCATTGGTAAACGCACAGAGTGTTAATGTGACAGTCAATAAGAACGGAACTGTTCACGAAGAAACAATCGGCTTACCTCAAAGCATGACATACGACATAGACAGTCTGCTTAATGATTGGCATTCAAAGAATTCCCTCTCATTAAATAATGACTGTACAATGAGGAATGAGAATCCTACATTCTCTGATTCCGTATATATTGACAGATTGTCTCGCATTCCTGCAATAATGGAACTAACATACAACGACGTTGTACGAAAGTTTATCGAGTTATATTCCGGAAAGCTCCGCAAACAAGTCTCTTACATGCTTGGAGCATCAAATTTTTATATGCCAATCTTTGAAGAAGCACTCGATGCGTATAATATTCCTCAGGAATTAAAATATCTTCCTATTATTGAATCAGCGCTTAACCCTAAAGCAACTTCACAAGTTGGTGCTGCCGGACTTTGGCAGTTTATGATTGGGACTGGTAAATTGTATGGCCTTGAATCAAATAGCCTTATTGATGAGCGCCGGGATCCAATCAAGTCAACCTGGGCTGCGGCTCGATATCTTAGAGATTTATATACAATCTACAAAGACTGGAATCTTGTAATTGCAGCCTATAACTGTGGAGCAAATAATATCAATAAAGCTATCCGTCGCGCAAACGGAGCTCGTGACTATTGGACAATTTACAACTATTTACCACAGGAAACCAGAGGATATGTGCCTGCCTTTATTGCTGCAAATTATGTGATGACTTATTATTGCGATCACAATATTTGTCCAATGGAAGCTGATCTGACTGATAATACTGATACGGTTTTAGTTAGTAAAAATCTTCACTTCGGACAGATTGCTGAAGTTTGCGGTGTAAATATCACTCAGCTAAGAAGTCTTAATCCTCAGTACAAAGTTGATATTATACCTGGTACCGCTGGAACTTGCACTCTCAGATTACCTCGTAATTATATAAATACATTTATTGACAGCAAAGATTCGGTTTACAACTATCATACTGATGAATTCTTTAGTAACAGAACAACTGTAGAAGTTCCACAAAAAGAAGAGGTAGAAAAAACTGTAGTAACTTCCCGTCACCATAAGACATCTGCTTATCATCAATCAAAAAAGAGCAAGTTACATTCAAAGCATAAATCCAGTGTTTCCCGAGAAAAGAAAAAAAGCAAAACCCACAAGAAAAAGGGTTCATCTAAAAAGAGGAGCAGATCGCGTCGATAA
- a CDS encoding RelA/SpoT family protein, whose protein sequence is MDIDKNEQMTDEEMIEKGFQELLNDYLGTRHRKRVEIITKAFNFANQAHKGIKRQSGEPYIMHPIAVAKIVCNEIGLGSTSICSALLHDVVEDTDYTIEDIENIFGPKIAQIVNGLTKISGGIFGANASAQAENFKKLLLTMSDDIRVILIKIADRLHNMRTLGSLLPNKQYKIAGETLYIYAPLANRLGLNKIKTELENLSFKYEHPEIYTDIKGKLKATEAHRDEVFKNFTAPIRSQLDKMGLKYEIIARVKSIYSIWNKMQTKNIPFEEIYDLLAVRIIFIPKNEEEELNECFNIYVSISRIYRPHPDRLRDWVSHPKANGYQALHVTLMGTNGQWIEVQIRSDRMNEVAEQGFAAHWKYKEGGGSEDEGELEKWLRTIKEILDDPQPDAIDFLDTIKLNLFASEIFVFTPKGEIKTMPQNSTALDFAFSIHTFLGSHCIGAKVNHKLVPLSHKLESGDQVEILTSRSQRVQPSWENFATTAKAKAKILAILKKEQRTAQKEGEALLLEFFKNEELRPDPSNIEKLCKLHNTANKDEFLTSLGSQKFILGETDRNILVEKAGASWKKYLTFSFGASKDQKEKLEEKQNAEPIDKKKILKLTEDTIQKNYKIAACCKPIPGDDVLGYVDENNEIIIHKRQCPIANKLKSSYGNRIIAADWDTHKTLYFPVLLYVNGIDSVGMLNQITQIISQQLNVNIRKLTIEANDGIFEGKVQLYVHDVEDVKTICENLRKIKNVKEVKRIEE, encoded by the coding sequence ATGGATATAGACAAGAACGAGCAGATGACAGATGAAGAGATGATTGAAAAAGGGTTCCAGGAGCTCTTGAACGATTATCTCGGAACCAGACATCGGAAACGTGTTGAAATAATCACGAAAGCGTTTAATTTTGCCAATCAGGCCCACAAAGGAATTAAGCGCCAGTCTGGAGAGCCGTATATTATGCACCCTATTGCTGTTGCAAAAATAGTTTGCAACGAAATAGGGCTAGGGTCAACTTCCATTTGTTCGGCTCTGCTTCACGATGTTGTAGAGGACACCGATTATACTATTGAAGATATTGAGAATATCTTTGGTCCAAAGATTGCTCAGATTGTAAACGGCCTGACTAAAATATCAGGCGGAATATTCGGGGCAAATGCTTCAGCACAAGCAGAGAACTTCAAGAAATTATTGCTTACCATGTCTGATGACATCAGGGTTATTCTTATAAAAATAGCCGACCGTCTTCACAACATGAGAACATTGGGTTCTCTTCTTCCCAATAAGCAATATAAGATTGCCGGAGAAACATTGTACATATATGCTCCTCTTGCCAATCGTTTGGGACTTAACAAGATCAAAACAGAGCTTGAAAATCTAAGCTTTAAATATGAGCATCCTGAGATTTACACAGATATTAAAGGTAAATTAAAAGCTACGGAAGCTCACCGTGACGAAGTATTCAAAAACTTCACCGCACCAATCCGCTCTCAGCTGGATAAAATGGGGCTGAAATATGAGATTATTGCACGCGTAAAATCTATCTACTCCATCTGGAACAAGATGCAGACCAAAAATATCCCTTTTGAAGAGATATATGACCTACTTGCCGTCCGTATTATTTTTATCCCAAAGAATGAAGAGGAAGAATTGAATGAATGCTTCAATATCTATGTTTCCATTTCCCGGATTTACAGACCACACCCCGACCGATTGAGAGATTGGGTGAGCCATCCAAAAGCAAATGGTTATCAGGCACTACACGTAACCCTGATGGGAACCAACGGGCAATGGATTGAAGTGCAGATTCGAAGCGACAGGATGAATGAGGTGGCCGAACAAGGATTCGCTGCACACTGGAAATATAAAGAAGGCGGAGGCAGTGAGGATGAAGGAGAACTTGAAAAGTGGCTCAGAACAATCAAAGAAATTCTCGATGATCCTCAACCGGATGCGATAGACTTTCTTGATACCATAAAACTAAATCTTTTTGCTTCTGAGATATTTGTCTTTACTCCGAAAGGAGAAATAAAGACCATGCCTCAGAACTCCACTGCGCTTGACTTTGCTTTCTCCATTCACACGTTTTTAGGAAGTCATTGCATCGGTGCAAAAGTAAATCACAAGTTGGTGCCACTCAGTCATAAACTGGAAAGTGGAGACCAGGTGGAGATTCTTACGTCACGTTCACAAAGAGTTCAGCCGTCATGGGAGAACTTTGCCACTACAGCAAAGGCTAAAGCTAAAATATTGGCGATTCTTAAAAAAGAGCAGCGCACTGCACAGAAAGAAGGTGAAGCTCTCTTATTGGAATTCTTCAAGAACGAAGAGCTTCGTCCCGATCCATCAAATATTGAAAAACTGTGTAAGTTACACAACACTGCCAATAAGGATGAATTTCTTACCAGTCTGGGAAGCCAGAAATTTATTCTAGGTGAAACTGACAGAAATATATTGGTTGAAAAGGCAGGAGCAAGCTGGAAAAAATACCTGACGTTCTCTTTTGGAGCAAGCAAAGATCAGAAAGAAAAACTGGAAGAAAAACAGAATGCTGAGCCTATTGACAAAAAGAAAATATTAAAACTCACCGAAGACACTATACAGAAGAACTATAAAATTGCAGCTTGCTGCAAACCTATCCCTGGAGATGACGTACTTGGATACGTTGATGAGAACAATGAGATTATTATCCATAAGCGTCAATGCCCTATAGCCAATAAACTAAAAAGCAGTTACGGGAATCGTATCATTGCAGCCGACTGGGATACTCACAAGACCCTATATTTCCCGGTGCTTCTTTATGTAAACGGCATTGATTCTGTAGGTATGCTTAACCAGATAACTCAGATCATTTCACAACAATTGAACGTAAACATCAGAAAGTTAACAATTGAAGCAAATGATGGAATCTTTGAAGGAAAGGTTCAATTATATGTTCACGACGTGGAAGATGTGAAAACGATCTGTGAAAATCTTCGAAAGATCAAAAATGTGAAAGAGGTAAAACGTATTGAAGAATAA
- a CDS encoding MerR family transcriptional regulator, whose translation MAYNSNKDLKLYYSIGEVAAMFDVNESLLRFWEKEFSIIKPKKNAKGTRQYRKEDLENIRLIYHLVKEKGMTLPGARQKLKDNKEQTIRTFEVVTRLGQIKEELLSIKKELDAV comes from the coding sequence ATGGCATATAATTCTAACAAAGATTTGAAGTTGTATTACTCCATTGGTGAGGTTGCGGCAATGTTTGATGTAAATGAGTCTTTATTGCGCTTTTGGGAAAAGGAGTTCTCAATTATTAAACCGAAGAAAAATGCCAAGGGGACCAGACAGTACAGGAAGGAAGATCTTGAAAATATTCGGTTGATCTACCACTTGGTGAAAGAAAAAGGGATGACTCTTCCGGGTGCCCGTCAGAAACTTAAAGACAATAAGGAACAAACCATAAGGACTTTTGAGGTTGTTACCCGTTTGGGGCAAATAAAAGAAGAATTGCTTAGTATAAAAAAAGAGTTAGATGCGGTTTAA